Proteins from a single region of Terriglobus sp. TAA 43:
- a CDS encoding ATP-binding protein, which translates to MATIFCVCGPVASGKSTYSAALAAQNAAIVFSMDKWMNTLFVKDIPAGSGSSNFAWFSERVARCEDQSWQTVEQVLGQDVNVVLDWGFIRQERRKNVSQRAAASQCKIEWHVLEGATEIRRKRVEERNAKGGDTFAFQVTPAMFDFAERLDEPPSENELPLAIRSLT; encoded by the coding sequence GTGGCAACGATCTTTTGCGTGTGCGGCCCCGTCGCATCCGGTAAGAGTACCTATTCGGCGGCCTTGGCCGCACAAAACGCTGCGATTGTCTTCTCCATGGATAAGTGGATGAACACACTCTTCGTTAAAGACATTCCCGCAGGTTCAGGTTCGAGCAACTTTGCATGGTTTTCGGAACGGGTGGCCCGGTGTGAGGACCAGTCGTGGCAAACCGTCGAACAAGTGCTGGGGCAGGATGTGAATGTCGTGCTTGACTGGGGCTTCATTCGTCAAGAGCGTCGCAAGAACGTCAGCCAGAGGGCTGCTGCCAGTCAGTGCAAGATCGAGTGGCACGTTCTCGAGGGTGCCACGGAGATAAGGAGAAAGCGTGTGGAAGAACGGAATGCAAAGGGCGGCGACACCTTTGCGTTTCAAGTTACACCAGCGATGTTCGACTTTGCGGAACGCCTCGACGAACCACCTTCGGAAAATGAGCTCCCATTGGCTATTCGTTCTTTAACCTGA
- a CDS encoding serine hydrolase, which yields MDQIVRSYTAANAFMGVVFVSEGDHVLLDKGYGSADLEWNIPNAPDVKFRLGSLTKQFTVALILLLQEDGKLDIRNPVSEYLLDAPQTWQKVTLADLMGNTSGIPDFTNFKEFKVWGMSPHTVEEELEFFKNKPLDFEPGSKWAYSSSNFEILGAVIEKVTGRTYGDQLQERIFAPLEMKNTGLDMDGLILAKRAQGYRPGKSGLISVRSLSMSVPWAAGSMYSTTEDLLKWEHALFSGRLLNKDSLKLMLTPGKGSYGLGVYVFANESGITIVTHAGAIAGFKTSLTYVPDKRIAIVVLSNVEGEATNSITDQLLTEALKQ from the coding sequence TGTTTGTTTCAGAAGGTGATCATGTGCTGCTCGATAAGGGCTATGGATCGGCGGATCTAGAGTGGAATATTCCCAACGCCCCCGACGTTAAATTCCGTTTAGGTTCATTGACCAAGCAGTTCACCGTGGCGCTGATATTGCTGTTGCAGGAAGATGGAAAGCTCGATATCAGGAACCCTGTTAGCGAATACCTTCTGGATGCGCCTCAGACGTGGCAAAAGGTCACTTTGGCAGATCTGATGGGGAATACATCAGGTATTCCCGACTTCACCAATTTCAAAGAATTCAAGGTATGGGGAATGAGCCCGCACACTGTTGAGGAGGAGCTTGAGTTTTTCAAGAACAAGCCGCTGGACTTTGAACCTGGCAGCAAGTGGGCTTACAGCAGTTCGAATTTTGAGATCCTTGGAGCAGTCATCGAAAAAGTAACCGGCAGAACTTACGGCGACCAGCTCCAGGAACGGATCTTCGCTCCATTGGAAATGAAGAACACGGGGTTGGATATGGACGGCCTTATTCTGGCGAAGCGTGCTCAAGGCTATCGACCTGGAAAGTCGGGATTGATTTCGGTACGTTCTCTATCTATGTCTGTTCCTTGGGCGGCGGGCTCAATGTATTCGACGACAGAGGATCTTCTCAAATGGGAGCACGCTCTCTTTAGCGGGAGACTGCTCAATAAGGATTCTTTGAAGTTGATGTTGACGCCGGGGAAAGGAAGCTACGGACTGGGCGTCTATGTGTTCGCTAATGAGTCCGGCATCACTATCGTGACCCATGCAGGAGCCATCGCGGGCTTCAAGACCAGCCTGACCTATGTACCAGATAAGCGTATAGCGATAGTCGTTTTAAGCAATGTGGAGGGTGAAGCCACGAACAGCATTACTGACCAATTACTTACAGAGGCGCTAAAACAGTGA
- a CDS encoding TIGR03435 family protein, whose amino-acid sequence MRSTRRSRTLALLMATIALTLSRPASPQSSPKADDSHPLRFDVVSIRPSSEASKMAVGILPDGYVANGVPLETTIYAAYVPAPFFKHLEEVKGFPSWATSEKYDLRAKVAPEDAERWRSLKVNNWQTSAELQSMLRTVLAERCNLQIRSEEGMTDAYALVRRPNAPPLTENTELPSAGTIMELPDGARAVFEKHEGERIYNFYNTPMSVLATFIGIPSKRPVEDRTGLHGRYKLVLHEFDAQSPDSEGPQAERPVPYDLRSIGLTIEDIKVRSTIWTINKMERPSPN is encoded by the coding sequence ATGAGAAGCACACGACGATCACGCACTCTCGCATTGTTGATGGCCACGATAGCTCTTACCCTGAGCCGTCCCGCGTCTCCGCAGTCATCTCCCAAAGCGGACGATAGCCATCCTCTCCGCTTCGATGTCGTGTCCATTCGTCCAAGTTCGGAAGCCAGCAAGATGGCCGTCGGTATTCTTCCCGACGGATACGTGGCCAACGGGGTGCCACTGGAAACTACGATCTACGCTGCCTATGTTCCAGCTCCCTTCTTCAAGCACCTCGAAGAGGTTAAGGGCTTCCCCTCCTGGGCCACATCCGAAAAGTATGACCTGCGCGCTAAGGTGGCGCCGGAGGACGCAGAGCGCTGGCGCAGCCTCAAGGTGAACAACTGGCAGACCTCCGCGGAACTGCAATCCATGCTCCGCACAGTCCTTGCCGAACGCTGCAACCTGCAGATACGCAGCGAAGAAGGCATGACCGATGCTTACGCCCTCGTCCGCCGCCCCAACGCGCCGCCGCTGACCGAAAACACCGAGCTTCCCTCCGCAGGAACCATCATGGAACTCCCAGACGGTGCCAGGGCTGTCTTCGAGAAGCACGAAGGCGAGCGCATCTACAACTTCTACAACACACCCATGTCCGTCCTCGCGACTTTTATCGGAATCCCCTCGAAACGTCCCGTGGAAGATCGAACCGGCCTGCACGGTCGGTACAAACTGGTTTTGCACGAATTTGACGCGCAATCGCCTGACAGCGAGGGCCCTCAGGCCGAGAGGCCCGTACCGTACGATCTCCGCTCCATCGGCTTGACGATAGAGGACATTAAGGTCCGTTCCACAATCTGGACCATCAACAAGATGGAGCGGCCGAGCCCGAACTAG
- a CDS encoding SDR family oxidoreductase, with protein MTRCIGISVRPVIELSKNAAQRMIPQKWGRIINIGSVFGEGAPLPGVTMYIATKFAVHGFTRGLSRELGVVEITVNGVQPGPIVTEMSPENAPHSEVMKKLTSLGCYGRVEEVASAVASLALPESAYINGETLTVDGGWNA; from the coding sequence ATCACACGGTGTATCGGTATCAGTGTTCGCCCGGTCATCGAGCTATCGAAGAATGCTGCACAGCGCATGATTCCGCAGAAGTGGGGACGAATCATCAACATCGGTTCCGTCTTCGGAGAAGGAGCCCCTCTGCCGGGAGTCACGATGTACATCGCCACCAAGTTTGCGGTGCACGGCTTCACGCGTGGGCTATCGCGTGAACTCGGAGTTGTTGAGATCACTGTAAATGGAGTTCAACCCGGACCTATTGTCACTGAGATGAGTCCTGAAAATGCTCCGCACTCTGAGGTTATGAAGAAGCTCACGAGCCTAGGTTGCTATGGCCGCGTTGAGGAGGTCGCTTCGGCTGTTGCATCCCTCGCACTCCCGGAATCGGCATACATCAATGGAGAAACCCTCACTGTAGACGGTGGCTGGAACGCCTAA